In the Candidozyma auris chromosome 5, complete sequence genome, TCTTTCTTATGGGAAAACATCATCTCAAGGGTTCAGTGACAGTAGCAGAATCAGAGCTCCAGCTAGAGCTAACTAGTCgcatcaacaactccaaAACCTCCATCCCAATGCGGTCGCGACATTGTTTCCGCGCCGATCCAACACCGTTTCAGCCACCTTCGGTTGCACCACCGAACCTCACCAGACGACCAGGAATGATCAGCATACTCCACAGAGATGACCTTGTCACCAGAGAGCCacacagaaaaaaaaacttaaaaaaaaataccCTCACAAACACAAAGACACAACTTCTCTGTGCATCAACCCTCAACTGACGTGGTAGGAAGTGCTGCTTCGTTGAATCATTCGGTGCACCTGCTGGTGTGGATGGTTACGGGCGTTGGCTAGATCGATGTTTCAGATTAGGTAAAGAATTCTGCCCCGAGTTGGTCGATGCGAACAAGTCCTCTAGAGGCTGTGTGGCAGGAGGCTGCAAAGAAGCATCTGAGAGGGGAATATCAGCTTCTGGAGAATTTACCTTGCGtaaattttgaaaaagttaCTTAGGTCGTAAAGGAAGCCAACGCAAAGGGTGAAGATGCCAGTTTTGTGAGATGAAAGCTTCTATTTTTTAGATGTCTCTTTCCGATCAGATTCGGGATCTACGATGACCTCTTACCAGAAAGggtgttcttgatgatttAATAATGAAAAACGtgcaacttttttttcacaaGATTATTAAAAGCAGGTTTGGTATAGATGAAAAGACCCTGCGAGCCGCTTGGGTACGGAAAAGGTgcagcagagaaagcaaCTTTTTCTACTAAATGGTATCTTATaatttttgttttgctttATTATTATTTTGGGGAGCAGTATTGTAATTGGCTGGCTACTCATGCATCTTTGGCCAATACCTTTGCAAGTGAGGTTGAGCCCTGTAGATTTATCAATTAGTGAAGGTGAATGTCTCCAATGAACCTACTTCCATCCTCCCAAATGAGAGCCATACAACATTTAGGTCTCCCTCAGTGAATTTCGTTTATCATGATGCTGAGTATGTGTGGAAACTCAAGAAAACTTCTCATAGCAAAACACCACTTTAATCAGTGATACCACTGGGAAGTATAGATGAAATTTTAGACGTCCGATATTGATATGTCAGCATTGAATTGAACTTTCTAAATCATACTTTGAAATGAAGTCTGCGATATACCTaccaagagcaagaagttCACCTAAATGGCTAgtctcaaaagaagatgtgCATTTATTGAAAAACTTCTACAAATACACCAGTCTTCTATTGCCtgttctttcaaagaaggttgcaaatcactccagcaccagcaacagTGATTAAGCCCATGATGAACACCAGCACATGTTGATTACCACCCAAACGAGAGCAAGCAATATCCTCGAACCCATATCTACAGCCAAAGAGTGCTTTTTTCATTGCATTGGGTATTCATCATCCTTCACTCTACGCAAGTTGCTTTCATTCGCTGGTTCACCGAGTGGACACCATAGAGGTAAACCCTCCACAGGGCCCCAAAATTCTCGAAAACTTCCTCGTACAAAGAAAATTGCTAATTTCACTCCAAAAATTCCCCGAATGACGTAGTAATCAACTCCGAAGACCTTTTGCGTTTGGCACGCTTTCCTCGTCCTTCTAAGGCTATACCCTGAAATATGCGCTTACACGGCATAGCGGCTACGCATTATCACCAATCCAACAAACCAACGAAAAAATTTCATCTCCAACTACCACATCGTTTTCTCCTTCACTACTACTTATGGCAGACGCAGCCTACGAGCTTGCCAATGCAAAGCTCACTTCGAGTGAGTCCACAATATCCACAAAGCCTGACCTACATAAGGTGTATCGCAAGATAGATGTCAGAGTCCTGTGGTTTCTCTGTGGTATCTACTTTCTTCAGTTCATCGATAAGTCTTTGCTCAACTATGCTGGGGTCATGGGAATCAAAgactacttgaagaaaggcCTGGATCAGTTTCTGAACTTAGGCACCATGTTCTTTGTGGGCTTCATTGTCGGAGAGCCTATAAGCGCATACTTGTTTCAGAAACTCCCTGCTGCCAAACTCTTGAGTTTCAATATTTTCGCCTGGGGCATTATCATCATTGGCCATGCTTTCCTGAAGAACTACGCCTcgttgatggtggtgaGAACGCTTTTGGGTCTCTTCGAGGCTTGCGTGGCTCCTGGGTGTGTGTTGGTGACAGGAATGTGGTATAATCAGAGCCAGCAGCTTAGGAGACTCTGCTGGTGGACGTGCCAAGCGGGATTTTCAACAATTATTGGAGGACTTTTGAGTTTTGCTTTTCAGCACGTCAAATCTGAATCTTTTCAAGGCTGGCAGATCTTCTATTTGGTCATGGGGGTTATAACCGCCGCATACGGTATTCTTGTGGGCATTTTCGTTCCTGATTCGCCAGTAAAGTGCAACTTTCTCTCTGACGAAGAGAAAGTGGCtgttttgcaaaatatcaagCCCAACAATACCGGCACAGAGACTTATGTTTTCAAATGGAACCAGGTGAGAGAGTTGTTTCTCAAAGATAAGCATACTTACGTCTTTCTTGCGTTGACGTTGCTCTCCATGATTCCTACTGGTGCAGTATTGACCTTCTCCGTTCAGATCATCGCTAACATTGGCTTCTCAAATAAGCACGCTGCGTTGATGCAAATGCCTTTGGGAGTTACTACCATTTTGGCCATTGTCATTGGAACATATTTGTGTGCCCATTTTCATGGGAGATACAGAAACCTTATCTTTATCTCCATGCTTGTTCCTGCTATAATTGGCTATATTGTACTCATTTCGAGCCACAACAAAATCGGGCAACTTTTAGCTGTCTACCTCATCAACGTTGGAACCTGTGTGATAACAATGATATACTCGTGGAATTCCGCAAATACGGCTGGATACACGAAAAGAGTCGTAAGAAACTGTATCACCATGATATTTTATGCTGTCGGCTGTCTTATTGGGCCTCAGCTCTTTCGAGCTCAAGATGCCCCTCGATACCTTCGTGCCAAGATCACCCTTTTGGTGATTGAGTGTGTTTGCATCCCCATAACTCTACTCGTTAGCTACATCTCACGCTCAGAAAATATTCAGAGAGAGTCCATATcaaaagaggaggaggataATTGGGTATCAGAGAAAGGATCAAACTACCAATTCTTGGATTTAACCGATAAAGAAAACATTCATTTTCGTTACTCGTACTGATATGTTagcgaagaagttgacaGGACGATTatccaacttcttggccaTGCAATGAATAGATAATTGAGCAAAGGTCTTCAATGGGGAAAGATCAGACTTTACCGCTGATCTCCAATAAATACGTCTTGAAGTACTCAAAGCTGACAAGCGTGACAGCCGACGCTGGTAATGTGCGGGCTAAGTTGGTTAAGTAACCAGCATAGAATCCTCGAAGTCCCTCTCTATTGTATATAGATCTAATCCAACTGCGCAAGGTAACGGAAGAGGAGTTGGCACTCTTTTGCATTTGCATTCTAGTTCGTAGAATTTCGTGTGGGTACGTGACAGTAGATGCTATGACTTTGGAGATGGTGGAAGCGGCAATAAGGCGCCACAATTTGTGGTAGCTGCCATGGGAGATTTGACTGGAGTCGCTAACATGAAGAGAGCGTTTCAAAGCCTCATACACGGGGAAGTGAATTCCCACATGGACAAGACcgaaaagagaaggtaCCAACCCACTATAGAACACACCCACGCCTTCTGTATTATACATGGTTCGGAACGCATCAAGGGTTCCCTTATAGTACACTTTTTCGGACCCCGTCTGTAGCATGAGACGGGTTTTAACCACCCAGATTGGGTTGACAGCAATGGAGGATGTCGAGCCTGCAGTCAAAGACGCTGCAAAGTGGTTGAGCCAGTCGAGCTCGACGTTTAAGTGATTCTAAAAATCGTGGGTAGAAGTTTTAGCTCGTTCATACACTGTGAAGTAGATGGTCCACGTAGGCAAGTAGCCGATGGTCACGGGTACAAGCCCCTATACAACCCTCTGATTCCTTCTTCACGAGTGATGGTGCTGAACGCCTGAAGAAATGAGCCGTAGCGATTTTTCACTCCCTGAGCCTGTATTCGAGTCTTGACTACGTCCAAGGGACATACAACCACACCGGCCAAAAACCCCGACGCAGCGCCGGCTATGGTGACAAGTTGATACTCCAGCATCTTCTTTAGGAGTGGCGGCGGCAGCACTCTGCCCAAAGCCTCGATCTTGTGAGTGACGGGAAAAGTCTTTGGATCATTGTGCCTTAGCTCTAGGTCCATTCCTTGCACGACGTCTGAAAAGTCGTTGTCAAGGTCCCTCATCAACGGCAAGCTAATGTTACACAACAAAATCGAATGCCAGATCCGAGAAGAGCCAGGGCCGAAAGTACCGAGAGGGATGTAAGAGGAAAAATAAAATTGTTGATGCAGATAGATAGTGAGAAGCAGGTAGCTAGCGCGGTGCACGGGTGGCCCCAGGGTTCAGAAGGTAGAAAATTTCACTAGAAAGGCAGCTTTTTAATCTACAAGGTTCTGTTACTTCGTTCAAAGCCATCGTATGCTGCAAATTGATGTTGTGCTGGAACCTGACCGCTCGGCGCCGACCTCGGAGTCTTGCGAGTGGCCATTGTTGTGTATATCAGTGTGTCTTCTCTGATAAAGCAATACGAGGGAAATTGTGGGTAGAAAGGTCTCATACTGGGCGAAAAAAGAGGGAGCGAGCTGGAAGCCCTTATGGGTGTAGATTTAAGAAAGCAACCATAAGAAAGACTTCATCAGGGATGTTGAGCATCCTGGACGAAAACGGTAGTTGTTAGCGAGCAGTGCTAAGCATGAGGTGTCATAGTTACTTTATAGATCTGAAAACTATGACTTAAAATGGTAAGATGAAAATGTTCAATTGGTAAGCTACCAGTAAAAACTTCTTTATTCTGTGAGTGAAACTCAGTAGATCATTCGTTTTTTCTCTATTGAATTCACCTTGTTCTGTCAGATTGCGTGCTTATTCTCGGACTTTATTGTGGAGCCACAAATCGTCATGATGGATCCTAAGATATAAGTCGTGCCCCCAAGGATGCTTTGTTTTCTCTACAAATTCGATTTTATGTCTTTTCATGTTCCCTTTTTTAAGTTCAAAACAATCCCCGCATTGATTCTTGACGTCAATAGAGTACTCTTTATTGAAACGCTTATCttgaaagcaaagaaatcaaagatgCTAGTGTGTAACAACCTCCAAATATTATTACTTTAAAACTTTCTGCTGAAGACATATGTACTCTTTGGCTGAACTTCAATCTGTTTCCATTCCCTTATACGATTGTGAGGAGGCACAATGCGAATCAGTTAGATCCATAACAGATGACTCTACGCGGGTATACAGGTTTCTGTCTCAAAGTTTCAGAAGAGCCAATCCAACCTTTTCACACCGGCGGCTTTCTTGGTTGATCAAGATTAGCAGGATTTCTTTCCCGGTATTCTttggtgcacgggtgtagtggctgcaaaaagtccTCGATCGTTGAAGCGAGGCAAGATCCTGACACAACTTCATACAAGTTGTCATTACTGAACCTTTGTTTTCCAGATTTGCAGTAAAGGTCGATTTTATTGTGAGGAAAGCTGTCTATAACAGCTATGTCTACTAAAGAACTTTACCGCATCCCCAGTGACACCGTTCGAACCGGAACCAAGTGTTAATAGTTGGCAGAAGAAACTTGGTTTCACCTAAATTCACCAACACGAGCTTCATCGCATCTTTCGGACTTCATACCAAGAACTCAAATTACATGCTGTTGATAGGGCTACTTTGAATTCTACACCATCGGTCCCACAATGCAACTATGTTATTCATCTAAATTGTCTTTCAGATTTACAATTGCTGATGCTTCGAGTTGAGCGTGTTCACTTTGAGCTTACCCTCGACCTCAAGAATCTGCTTGGCACTGTCGGCAATAGACTGTTCCACTGAGATCAATTCAAATCCTAAGAGCTTTCTAGTCTTGTCGTTGTTGAGAGTagctctcttcttgaccTCTTCTCTGTCGGAGCCTGGCTCGCCAATAGGCACATGCTGTGCTTCGCTCGAGAAGTTGGTGTGCAAGATATCCAAGATTGTCTGCTGAGTAAATGGTCCTGACGTCAAGAACAAACGCTGCTCCTTGGCCTCGTCTTTCTCAAAAGCGACAAGGTGAGCCTTGGCAACATCTCTCACATCTACAGCAGATCCACTGACTGGGTTTACCTTCTCTTCGGTACCCTTGATTTTCAAGATGCTATTGATAAGCTCATAGGAGGTGTTCAACTGAGTGGTTTTGAATTGGTTTGTTGGTTGCGGTCCAAACACGTACACTGGGTTTACAGTGGACAAGACGAAGTTGGGCTTGTTCTCCTTGACAAAGTCCCATGCAGCCTTCTCTGCAAATGTCTTTGAGCCATAGTAACCTGCAACAGGGCTTTCCAATGCCTTCTCCCAGGTGATATCGTTCCAGGACGATTCATCCCAAGTCTTGTCCGCTTGCTGGTCCATCTCAGCGGATGCAATGGCAGCATACGAAGAAGTGACGACCACTCTCTTGATGTTTGGCCCGTTCTCCTTGATTGACTGAAAAGCGTTTTTTGTACCGTTGACAGCGGGCAAAAGCAAGTCTTTTTCGACATTAGAGGCATTGAAGTGGAAAGGAGAAGCAGTGTGCAAAAACACAGTAGCTTCTTGAtgcttcttgacaaattcATTGAAggcaccttctttttcaatgtcTTCAACAATCTCGTAAGTGAACTTGTCTGGATTACCAGAGGCGTTCTTCACATATTCGCCTTTCTCGTCGCTTCTGACAGAGCCGACAACGTTGTACCCCTTCTTTACAAGTTCCTGAACAATGTGCAACCCAATGAAGCCTGAAGCACCTGAAATCAAAACAGTAGTGGACATTTTAAAGATTGATGTTCTCTATAGAAATGACTTTGGAACGAGCATATCGCTGGGCTTTATAAGTTCCAGCTCGCAGCAACATCCTCTCGCATGCtgtcattttgcagccaccacATTTAAAACCACCAATGACTTGATTGCGATTCAATGCTTGCTTGAAACGTGCATTAAAACGTCCGGTTTTCTCGGTCCTCCTATTCGAGACCGCTAATGCTTTGTCAAAATGCATGTCGCTTAAACCCGCAACGGTTATAGCAACCTCAATAAGCCCTGACAAGCAAGTGGTGTAACTTTTGAAATTACCACATCATATACCGTTGCATCAAAACTTCCAGGAAAAGGGTGATCACTATAATACGTTTTGATTTCCATACTCGAATGTTGCACCATTGTACGGTCGCTTCAGAATAATTCCTGAAAGATAGGCCTGGCAAGCCTCTGACTCATTCAGCAGGCTGAGGACATTTACAATTCCAAGCGTTTTCGAAACGTTCATTTGCAGACTTCGTGACTTCTTTTACTTTAACTATACACAATTGTTGACTTAATTATTCTCTCTTATCGCAGCCATTCACAGTTACGAACGACATGGGGTCTTTACACTCAAAGCTCAAAATTATCACATGCTTTTACCAGGGAAAACGTCTGACATCACCTACTTTAATTTGACAAATTCGAAACATAGTCGACGTCTTATCCTCTAGTGTGTGGTCCTTCGATTCAATGATAATACTGCATATTACTCAGATTCTTGATAAAGTGTCACGGCGATATTGGACTCTATTTCTCAttgattcttctttgttaCGTTTGATTTGAATCATTCCTGCTGCGAAGATTTACAAGTGTTGAAATTCGGTTGTTTTGGTAGCGAAATTACGTATGGTATAGAGTTGCATCCGCTTACGTACGCTAGCTCCTAGTCCACCGAATTGATCAGTTTTGATAAATTGTTTATATTCAACTCCGTCTTGGTAATTTGGATGTTTGAGGTTCAGATCTCATATCATTAAAGCCTTCACAAACTAGTATAGTCCACTGCTAATCGTGACCTGCATCCAACCCCACAGTGACCGTAGATAAGGCAGGCATCCACACATACTACTACGCTAAACGTCGAAACACAATTTCACAACAGAACATGTCGTTTTACGAAGGCATTGGCTCTTCACGACACAAGGACCGCTCCCAGACTTCTGACACGTTCTTGTCCCGGGTTTTCGGCCTTCATTCCATATATAACAATTTACCTGAGAATTACAACTATTATGGTCACGATCTCGAACTGTTAGGTGGGTCACGAGCTGATACAGAACAACAAGAGCCTTCAGAGGAACTTCAGCcgcctcttcttcagtctGAGCTGGATCTGGATCTCGCTGG is a window encoding:
- a CDS encoding NAD+ transporter, yielding MDLELRHNDPKTFPVTHKIEALGRVSPPPLLKKMSEYQLVTIAGAASGFLAGVVLDWLNHFAASLTAGSTSSIAVNPIWVVKTRLMLQTGSEKVYYKGTLDAFRTMYNTEGVGVFYSGLVPSLFGLVHVGIHFPVYEALKRSLHVSDSSQISHGSYHKLWRLIAASTISKVIASTVTYPHEILRTRMQMQKSANSSSVTLRSWIRSIYNREGLRGFYAGYLTNLARTLPASAVTLVSFEYFKTYLLEISGKV
- a CDS encoding SDR family oxidoreductase, with product MSTTVLISGASGFIGLHIVQELVKKGYNVVGSVRSDEKGEYVKNASGNPDKFTYEIVEDIEKEGAFNEFVKKHQEATVFLHTASPFHFNASNVEKDLLLPAVNGTKNAFQSIKENGPNIKRVVVTSSYAAIASAEMDQQADKTWDESSWNDITWEKALESPVAGYYGSKTFAEKAAWDFVKENKPNFVLSTVNPVYVFGPQPTNQFKTTQLNTSYELINSILKIKGTEEKVNPVSGSAVDVRDVAKAHLVAFEKDEAKEQRLFLTSGPFTQQTILDILHTNFSSEAQHVPIGEPGSDREEVKKRATLNNDKTRKLLGFELISVEQSIADSAKQILEVEGKLKVNTLNSKHQQL